A single Methylobacterium sp. 17Sr1-1 DNA region contains:
- a CDS encoding efflux RND transporter periplasmic adaptor subunit translates to MKHGPALVVLVALAGCQAKEAEAPAPVRPVLTTKVEIRTAETFGPFAGTVEPRYQTQAGFRVPGRMVARDVYVGDLVPKGARLAALDPTVLQFAVTRARADVTDAEAQLANTSAVEARQRTLFEGGNVTQAALDSAVAGRDTAAARLAQAKAALQKATDELGYATLKADVDGVVTAWNAEIGQVVSAGQAVVTLARPDIREAVVDIPDGLMAGIKAGTAFTVTLQAAPSITTTGKVREIGPLADPATRTRRVRMTLVDLPEAFRLGTTITVALERPTRPRITLPATALLEAENRTSVWVVAPDGKTVSRRDVAVVARDDDAVTLTEGLKAGETVVTAGVHSLKDGQAVRLAASGLL, encoded by the coding sequence ATGAAGCATGGTCCCGCCCTCGTCGTCCTCGTCGCCCTGGCGGGCTGCCAGGCAAAGGAGGCCGAGGCGCCGGCCCCGGTGCGCCCGGTCCTCACCACCAAGGTCGAGATCCGCACCGCCGAGACCTTCGGCCCCTTCGCCGGCACGGTCGAGCCGCGCTACCAGACGCAGGCCGGCTTCCGGGTGCCGGGCCGGATGGTCGCCCGCGACGTCTATGTCGGCGACCTCGTGCCGAAGGGCGCGCGGCTGGCCGCCCTCGATCCTACGGTGCTGCAATTCGCCGTCACCCGGGCGCGGGCCGACGTCACCGACGCCGAGGCGCAGCTCGCCAATACCAGCGCCGTCGAGGCGCGCCAGCGCACCCTGTTCGAGGGCGGCAACGTCACGCAAGCCGCCCTCGACAGCGCGGTGGCGGGCCGCGACACCGCGGCGGCGCGCCTGGCCCAAGCCAAGGCCGCCTTGCAGAAGGCGACCGACGAACTCGGCTACGCCACCTTGAAGGCCGATGTCGACGGGGTGGTGACGGCCTGGAACGCCGAGATCGGCCAGGTGGTGAGCGCCGGCCAGGCCGTGGTGACCCTCGCCCGGCCCGACATCCGCGAGGCCGTGGTCGACATCCCGGACGGGCTGATGGCCGGCATCAAGGCCGGCACCGCCTTCACCGTGACGCTGCAGGCCGCCCCGAGCATCACCACCACCGGCAAAGTGCGCGAGATCGGGCCGCTCGCCGACCCGGCGACCCGCACCCGCCGGGTGCGCATGACGCTCGTCGACCTGCCCGAAGCCTTCCGGCTCGGCACCACCATCACGGTCGCGCTCGAGCGGCCCACGCGACCGCGCATCACCCTGCCGGCGACCGCTCTGCTCGAGGCCGAGAACCGCACCAGCGTCTGGGTGGTCGCGCCAGACGGCAAGACGGTCTCGCGCCGCGACGTCGCGGTGGTCGCGCGCGACGACGACGCGGTGACGCTCACTGAGGGGCTCAAGGCCGGCGAGACCGTGGTGACGGCCGGCGTCCACAGCCTCAAGGACGGCCAGGCGGTGCGCCTCGCGGCCTCCGGTCTGCTCTGA
- a CDS encoding efflux RND transporter permease subunit — translation MKSFNLSEWALSHRSFVWFLMIVAIVAGAMSYRKLGREEDPAFAIKTMVVQASWPGATIADTLDQVTDRIEKELQQINAVDYTRSYTTPGQATVFVNLRETTPPKTIPWLFYQVRKRLGDIKGTFPQGMQGPFFNDEFGDVFGNVYAFTADGLSMRQLRDYVETVRTRIIKVPSIGKTQIIGAQDEVISLDFSTRKLAGLGVDTQSLIKSLQAQNAVAPSGVIQAGPERVSVRVGGQFTDENSLKAINLRVNDRFFRLSDVAEIERGYADPPKSLFRYNGKPAIGLAIAMQQSGNLLEFGEALKTRMRQVEADLPVGVGIHLVSDQPRIVEEAVGGFTKALVEAVVIVLVVSFLSLGVRAGLVVSFSIPLVLAIVFVVMDVMGVTLQRISLGALIIALGLLVDDAMITVEMMVARLEAGDSLHKAATFAYTSTAFPMLTGTLVTVAGFLPIGFNGSAAGEYTYSLFVVIAASLLVSWVVAVLFAPLIGVKILPKTMKGHHDKPSRLLAAFRALLLPAMRFRWITVAVCIGMLALAIVGMGHVQQQFFPSSDRPEVLVDLTLPQNASISETKAQMDTFEAALKGDPEIKRWSSYVGEGAIRFYLPLDQQLQNAFFGQIVIETVSLEARDRTMARLNELARRDFVGTDVFVHPLDLGPPVGRPIQYRISGPDLQVVRAQALKLANVVAQNPHVGLPTFDWNEPGKVLLVEILQDKARQLGVTSQDIAGILNGVVGGTTITQVRDAIYLVDVIGRAQGPERRSVDTLQSLQVPTAGGATVPLLAFAKIHYDLEQPIVWRRDRMPTITVRAAITDATQPPTVVSALEPAMAQFRSELPAGYDLATGGAVEESAKGQGPIAAVVPVMLLVMAFFLMVQLQSLQKLFLVSSVAPLGLIGVVAALLPSGAPMGFVAILGILALIGIIIRNAVILVTQIDEFEAEGMSPWDAVVEATCHRMRPILLTAAAASLGMVPIAREVFWGPMAYAMIGGIIAATFLTLFFLPALYVGWYRIRPQKKAETSAPVTHA, via the coding sequence ATGAAGTCGTTCAACCTCTCCGAATGGGCGCTGTCGCACCGCTCCTTCGTCTGGTTCCTGATGATCGTGGCGATCGTCGCCGGCGCGATGTCCTACCGCAAGCTCGGCCGCGAGGAGGACCCGGCCTTCGCGATCAAGACCATGGTGGTGCAGGCGAGCTGGCCCGGCGCCACCATCGCCGACACCCTCGACCAGGTCACCGACCGGATCGAGAAGGAGCTGCAGCAGATCAACGCGGTCGACTACACGAGAAGCTACACCACGCCCGGCCAGGCGACGGTGTTCGTCAACCTGCGCGAGACGACGCCGCCGAAGACGATTCCGTGGTTGTTCTACCAGGTGCGAAAGCGGCTCGGCGACATCAAGGGCACGTTCCCGCAAGGCATGCAGGGCCCGTTCTTCAACGACGAGTTCGGCGACGTGTTCGGCAACGTCTACGCCTTCACGGCCGACGGCCTGTCGATGCGCCAGCTGCGCGACTACGTCGAGACGGTCCGCACCCGCATCATCAAGGTGCCGAGCATTGGCAAGACCCAGATCATCGGTGCTCAGGACGAGGTGATCTCCCTCGATTTCTCGACCCGCAAGCTCGCCGGCCTCGGCGTCGACACGCAGTCACTGATCAAGAGCCTGCAGGCGCAGAACGCGGTGGCGCCGTCCGGCGTGATCCAGGCCGGGCCGGAGCGGGTCTCGGTTCGCGTCGGCGGCCAGTTCACCGACGAGAACAGCCTGAAGGCCATCAACCTGCGGGTCAACGACCGCTTCTTCCGCCTCTCGGACGTCGCCGAGATCGAGCGCGGCTACGCCGACCCGCCCAAGTCGCTCTTCCGCTACAACGGCAAGCCGGCGATCGGGCTCGCCATCGCCATGCAGCAGAGCGGCAACCTGCTCGAATTCGGCGAGGCCCTGAAGACGCGGATGCGTCAGGTCGAGGCCGACTTGCCGGTGGGCGTCGGCATCCACCTCGTCTCGGACCAGCCGCGCATCGTCGAGGAGGCGGTCGGCGGCTTCACCAAGGCCCTCGTCGAGGCGGTGGTGATCGTGCTCGTCGTCTCGTTCCTGAGCCTCGGGGTGCGGGCCGGCCTCGTCGTCTCGTTCTCGATCCCGCTCGTGCTCGCCATCGTCTTCGTCGTCATGGACGTGATGGGGGTCACGCTGCAGCGCATCTCGCTCGGGGCGCTGATCATCGCGCTCGGCCTCCTCGTCGACGACGCGATGATCACCGTCGAGATGATGGTGGCGCGGCTGGAGGCCGGCGACAGCCTGCACAAGGCCGCGACCTTCGCCTACACCTCGACCGCCTTCCCGATGCTCACCGGCACGCTCGTCACCGTCGCGGGCTTCCTGCCGATCGGCTTCAACGGCTCGGCGGCGGGCGAGTACACCTACTCGCTGTTCGTGGTGATCGCAGCCTCGCTGCTGGTCTCCTGGGTCGTGGCGGTCTTGTTCGCGCCCCTGATCGGCGTGAAGATCCTGCCGAAGACCATGAAAGGCCACCACGACAAGCCGAGCCGCCTGCTCGCCGCCTTCCGGGCCCTGCTGCTGCCGGCGATGCGCTTCCGCTGGATCACCGTGGCCGTCTGCATCGGCATGCTGGCGCTCGCGATCGTCGGCATGGGCCACGTGCAGCAGCAGTTCTTCCCCTCCTCCGACCGGCCCGAGGTGCTGGTCGACCTGACCCTGCCGCAGAATGCCAGCATCAGTGAGACGAAGGCGCAGATGGACACGTTCGAGGCCGCCCTGAAGGGCGACCCCGAGATCAAGCGCTGGAGCTCCTATGTCGGCGAGGGCGCGATCCGCTTCTACCTGCCCCTCGATCAGCAGCTCCAGAACGCGTTCTTCGGTCAGATCGTGATCGAGACCGTGTCGCTGGAGGCCCGCGACCGGACCATGGCGCGGCTGAACGAGCTGGCCCGGCGCGACTTCGTCGGCACCGACGTGTTCGTCCATCCCCTCGACCTCGGCCCCCCGGTCGGCCGGCCGATCCAGTACCGGATCAGCGGCCCCGACCTGCAGGTGGTGCGGGCGCAAGCCCTCAAGCTCGCCAACGTGGTGGCGCAGAACCCGCATGTCGGCCTGCCGACCTTCGACTGGAACGAGCCCGGCAAGGTGCTGCTGGTCGAGATCCTGCAGGACAAGGCGCGCCAGCTCGGCGTGACCTCGCAGGACATCGCCGGCATCCTCAACGGGGTGGTCGGCGGCACGACGATCACCCAGGTCCGCGACGCGATCTACCTCGTGGACGTGATCGGCCGGGCGCAGGGTCCGGAGCGCCGCTCGGTCGACACGCTCCAGAGCCTGCAGGTGCCGACCGCGGGCGGCGCGACCGTGCCGCTCCTCGCCTTCGCGAAGATCCACTACGACCTCGAACAGCCGATCGTCTGGCGCCGCGACCGGATGCCGACCATCACGGTGCGCGCCGCCATCACCGACGCGACCCAGCCGCCGACGGTCGTCTCGGCCCTCGAACCGGCCATGGCGCAGTTCCGCTCGGAGCTTCCCGCCGGCTACGACCTCGCGACCGGTGGCGCGGTGGAGGAGAGCGCCAAGGGCCAGGGCCCGATCGCCGCGGTGGTGCCGGTGATGCTGCTGGTGATGGCGTTCTTCCTGATGGTGCAGCTCCAGAGCCTCCAGAAGCTCTTCCTCGTGTCGAGCGTCGCGCCGCTCGGTCTGATCGGCGTCGTCGCGGCCCTGCTGCCGTCGGGCGCACCGATGGGCTTCGTGGCGATCCTCGGCATCCTGGCGCTGATCGGCATCATCATCCGCAACGCCGTGATCCTCGTCACCCAGATCGACGAGTTCGAGGCCGAGGGGATGAGCCCGTGGGACGCGGTGGTGGAAGCGACCTGCCACCGTATGCGCCCGATCCTGCTCACCGCCGCGGCCGCGAGCCTCGGCATGGTGCCGATCGCCCGCGAGGTGTTTTGGGGACCGATGGCCTACGCGATGATCGGCGGCATCATCGCGGCGACCTTCCTGACGCTGTTCTTCCTCCCGGCGCTCTATGTCGGCTGGTACCGGATCCGGCCGCAGAAGAAGGCTGAAACCTCGGCGCCCGTCACTCACGCCTGA
- a CDS encoding LysR family transcriptional regulator — MPGIQVEEKQVAQIAGMSASTMNLSQLRILIAVAEAGSVSAAVETTGITQSGMSQALAALEESLGAKLLVRQRHGVALTALGERVLHHAKAVASHLDAIRREARASGGDETGSLRLAAFPSVFATVLPPLLRRFRSRYPEIALVALETDDREVETWLAEGSVDLGVVLNPAADSDAILLGQDAWIALLPAAHPLARHREVTFDRLASEPFVLATGGCHLHAGALMRAAGLSLADIRIEVRDWASAIALVREGAGVSIVPESTLPESRKGLRAVALAPAISRRFGLRAPSTRSPSRAAALFLDLARQA; from the coding sequence ATGCCCGGGATCCAGGTAGAAGAAAAACAAGTCGCACAGATTGCTGGTATGAGTGCGTCTACTATGAACCTGTCGCAGCTTCGCATCCTGATCGCCGTGGCCGAGGCCGGCAGCGTCTCCGCTGCCGTCGAGACCACCGGCATCACGCAATCCGGCATGAGCCAGGCGCTCGCAGCCCTCGAGGAATCTCTCGGCGCCAAGCTGCTGGTGCGCCAGCGGCACGGTGTTGCGCTCACGGCCTTGGGCGAGCGTGTGCTGCATCATGCCAAGGCCGTCGCGAGCCACCTGGACGCGATCCGCCGGGAGGCGCGCGCGTCGGGCGGCGACGAGACCGGATCGCTGCGCCTCGCCGCATTCCCCAGCGTCTTCGCGACGGTTCTGCCGCCGCTCCTGCGGCGGTTCCGGTCACGCTACCCCGAGATCGCGCTGGTGGCGCTCGAAACCGACGATCGCGAGGTGGAAACGTGGTTGGCCGAAGGGTCGGTCGATCTTGGTGTCGTTCTCAACCCGGCAGCCGACAGCGACGCGATCCTGCTCGGGCAGGATGCCTGGATCGCGCTGCTGCCTGCCGCTCACCCGCTCGCGCGGCACCGTGAGGTGACGTTCGATCGCCTTGCCTCCGAGCCGTTCGTGCTCGCGACCGGAGGATGCCACCTCCATGCCGGCGCGCTGATGCGCGCCGCCGGCCTGTCGCTCGCCGATATCCGCATCGAGGTCCGCGACTGGGCCAGTGCCATCGCGCTGGTGCGGGAGGGGGCCGGCGTCAGCATCGTCCCGGAATCGACGCTGCCCGAGAGCCGGAAGGGGCTGAGGGCCGTGGCCTTGGCGCCGGCCATCTCGCGGCGTTTCGGGCTTCGGGCGCCATCCACCCGGAGCCCGTCGCGCGCCGCGGCGCTGTTTCTCGATCTCGCGCGTCAGGCGTGA
- the gstA gene encoding glutathione transferase GstA — MKLYFAPDTCSLSPHIVLQELGLPYDLVRVNNRTKRTSDGADFLSINPKGYVAALVLDGGEVLTEGPAILQYLADLEPSSGLAPPGGSLDRIRLQEWLNFITAEIHAGPSLLFDRTLPDSVQDTLKARLFRRLAIIDSRLSQHPYLMGEGFTVADAYLFAVLGWMPAFSIVLDRWPALPSYLERVGARPSVTRALSREREIPPVEG; from the coding sequence GTGAAGCTCTATTTCGCACCCGACACGTGCTCGCTGTCCCCGCACATCGTGCTTCAGGAACTGGGGCTGCCCTACGATCTCGTCCGGGTGAACAACCGGACGAAGCGGACATCCGACGGCGCCGACTTCCTGTCGATCAATCCGAAAGGCTACGTCGCGGCCCTCGTCCTCGACGGAGGCGAGGTCCTCACGGAGGGCCCGGCCATCCTCCAGTACCTCGCGGACCTCGAACCGTCCTCAGGACTCGCCCCGCCGGGCGGGTCCCTGGACAGGATCCGGCTTCAGGAATGGCTCAACTTCATCACAGCGGAAATCCACGCCGGACCAAGCCTGCTCTTCGACAGGACCTTGCCGGACTCCGTGCAGGACACGCTCAAGGCGAGGCTGTTCCGCCGCCTCGCCATCATCGACAGCCGGCTCTCGCAGCACCCCTACCTGATGGGCGAGGGTTTCACCGTCGCGGACGCCTATCTGTTCGCGGTTCTGGGCTGGATGCCGGCCTTCTCGATCGTGCTCGACCGGTGGCCCGCCCTCCCCTCCTACCTCGAGCGGGTCGGGGCGCGCCCCTCGGTGACGCGGGCCCTGTCACGCGAGCGAGAGATCCCGCCGGTCGAGGGATGA
- a CDS encoding MucR family transcriptional regulator translates to MLDQDQETNLIERAADIVSAYVSNNSVPVADLPALINAVHQSLSRLGDPQAVEAEKPVPLMPIKKTVTPDYLISLEDGRQYKSLKRHLSTRGLTPEEYRRKWGLPHDYPMVAANYAAQRSELAKNSGLGRRRSA, encoded by the coding sequence ATGCTGGACCAAGATCAAGAAACCAACCTGATTGAGCGCGCGGCCGACATCGTGTCGGCCTACGTGTCCAACAACTCCGTGCCGGTGGCCGACCTGCCGGCGCTGATCAACGCGGTGCACCAGTCGCTGAGCCGGCTCGGCGATCCCCAGGCGGTCGAGGCGGAGAAGCCGGTCCCGCTGATGCCGATCAAGAAGACGGTGACCCCGGACTACCTGATCAGCCTCGAGGACGGCCGCCAGTACAAGTCGCTCAAGCGCCACCTGTCGACCCGCGGGCTCACCCCCGAGGAGTACCGCCGCAAGTGGGGCCTGCCGCACGACTACCCGATGGTCGCCGCCAACTATGCCGCCCAGCGCTCCGAGCTCGCCAAGAACAGCGGGCTGGGCCGTCGCCGCAGCGCCTGA